In Macadamia integrifolia cultivar HAES 741 chromosome 13, SCU_Mint_v3, whole genome shotgun sequence, one DNA window encodes the following:
- the LOC122058638 gene encoding transcription factor JUNGBRUNNEN 1-like, producing MEVEKLIDLDSSKDDDVLLPGFRFHPTDEELVGFYLRRKVEKKPISIELIKQIDIYKYDPWDLPKITTAGDKEWYFFCVRGRKYRNSIRPNRVTGSGFWKATGIDRPIYSTAENHDCIGLKKSLVYYRGRAGKGTKTDWMMHEFRLPANGKSANNPNSKNTTQEAEIWTLCRIFKRNVTYKYTTDWRTTKSIKQNPINDSSSQTCSFESDNREEYKSFGASVTQQNEKKATVNHIDEKNQLFSTQLNSIAQAPFNTFYSSFPTINDNDLLREGNWDELASIVEFAIDPTFLNYGCR from the exons aTGGAGGTGGAGAAGCTCATTGATTTAGATAGTAGTAAAGATGATGATGTTCTACTTCCAGGATTCAGGTTTCATCCTACAGATGAAGAACTTGTTGGGTTTTATCTTCGAAGGAAGGTGGAGAAGAAACCAATTAGTATTGAACTCATCAAACAGATTGATATCTATAAATATGATCCATGGGATCTCCCAA AAATCACTACCGCGGGGGACAAGGAGTGGTACTTCTTTTGTGTCAGAGGGAGAAAGTATAGGAACAGCATAAGACCTAATAGGGTCACAGGATCTGGATTTTGGAAAGCAACCGGAATCGATAGGCCAATATATTCTACTGCAGAAAACCATGACTGCATAGGCCTCAAGAAATCCCTAGTCTACTACAGAGGAAGGGCAGGCAAAGGCACCAAAACTGATTGGATGATGCATGAGTTTCGCCTTCCAGCAAATGGGAAAAGTGCCAATAATCCCAATTCTAAGAACACTACTCAAGAAGCT GAAATCTGGACACTTTGTCGAATCTTCAAGCGAAACGTGACGTATAAGTACACAACAGATTGGAGAACAACCAAATCCATCAAACAAAACCCAATCAATGATTCAAGTTCTCAAACATGCAGCTTTGAGTCTGACAATAGAGAAGAATACAAAAGCTTTGGAGCTTCTGTGACTCAACAGAATGAGAAGAAGGCAACAGTTAATCACATTGATGAAAAGAACCAGTTGTTCTCAACCCAGTTGAATTCTATAGCTCAAGCACCATTTAATACATTTTACTCAAGCTTTCCTACTATCAATGACAATGATTTACTCAGAGAAGGGAATTGGGATGAGCTTGCATCCATAGTTGAGTTTGCCATAGATCCAACCTTTCTAAATTATGGTTGTAGATGA
- the LOC122059189 gene encoding tRNase Z TRZ1: protein MEMERGDSKSSEDPDSVPYSKKQKGIEIEGCPIEGLSIGGQETCIIFPSLKIAFDIGRCPQRAISQEFLFISHGHMDHIGGLPMYVATRGLYRMRPPTIIVPRAIKENVEKLFNAHRAMDQSELKHNLIALNVGEEFQFRKDLKVRAFKTYHVIPSQGYVVYSVRHKLKQEYTGLSGNEIKSLKLSGVEITYTVTFPEIAFTGDTMSDFIADPDNVDALRARILVMESTFVDNAMTVEHARDYGHTHLSEIVNYADKFENKAILLIHFSARYQADEIQSAVSSLPPPLCGRVFALTEGF from the exons ATGGAAATGGAGAGAGGGGATTCTAAGTCTAGCGAAGACCCTGATTCAGTCCCATATTCAAAGAAGCAAAAGGGTATAGAAATTGAAGGATGTCCTATTGAGGGCCTGTCTATTGGAGGACAAGAGACATGCATAATTTTCCCTTCACTCAAGATTGCCTTTGACATTGGCAGGTGCCCGCAGCGTGCCATATCTCAGGAGTTCCTATTCATCTCGCATGGTCACATGGATCACATA gGAGGACTTCCAATGTATGTTGCTACTCGAGGTTTGTACAGAATGAGACCACCTACAATTATTGTTCCAAGAGCTATAAAGGAAAATGTAGAAAAGCTATTCAATGCGCACAGAGCAATGGACCAATCTGAATTGAAGCACAATCTAATTGCATTGAATGTGG GGGAAGAATTTCAGTTCAGGAAAGACCTCAAAGTAAGAGCATTCAAGACTTATCATGTCATACCAAGCCAG GGTTATGTTGTTTATTCTGTGAGGCATAAACTTAAGCAGGAGTATACTGGCCTTTCTGGGAATGAGATCAAGAGCTTGAAGTTATCAGGTGTGGAG ATTACATATACTGTCACGTTTCCTGAAATTGCTTTTACGGGAGACACCATGTCTGATTTCATAGCTGACCCCGACAATGTTGATGCTTTGAGGGCAAGGATACTTGTAATGGAG AGCACCTTTGTTGACAATGCAATGACGGTGGAACATGCGAGAGATTATGGACACACTCACTTGTCTGAG ATAGTTAACTATGCAGATAAGTTTGAGAACAAAGCAATTCTTCTAATACATTTCTCAGCTCGCTACCAGGCCGAT GAGATCCAATCAGCTGTTTCTTCCTTGCCTCCACCTTTGTGTGGTCGAGTTTTtgcacttacagaaggtttttga
- the LOC122059862 gene encoding glycine-rich cell wall structural protein 1-like, giving the protein MGLSTKCLCGLLLFSIVLHLSATALGDKLETTRFGDNCGFGGRWGCGRRFGRGRGGIGADRGGGGGGSGGGAGGGSGHGGGFGAGGGVGGGGGGDGGGSGHGGGFGAGGGIGGGAGHGGGFGAGGGVGGGAGTGGGAGGGGGGGSGGGGGGGTGGGSGHGGGFGAGGGVGGGAGSGGGAGGGGGSGGGGSGGDDGGSGHGGGGAGGGAGGGVGGGAGAGGGSGGGVGGGGGTGGGTGQGGGHGIGGGIGIGIGIGVGIGVGGGGGGGGGAGTGTGTGVGGGAGGGR; this is encoded by the exons ATGGGTTTGTCCACAAAATGCTTGTGTGGGCTTCTTCTGTTCAGCATTGTCTTGCATTTGAGTGCAACTGCACTTGGGGACAAGCTTGAGACGACTAGATTTGGTGACAATTGTGGCTTCGGGGGACGCTGGGGCTGTGGACGCCGCTTTGGTCGTGGACGTGGAGGCATTGGTGCTGATAGAGGGGGCGGTGGAGGTGGTAGTGGAGGTGGTGCTGGTGGTGGGTCTGGACATGGTGGAGGCTTTGGAGCTGGAGGTGGtgtaggtggtggtg GTGGTGGTGACGGTGGTGGGTCAGGGCATGGTGGGGGCTTTGGTGCTGGAGGTGGTATAGGTGGTGGGGCAGGACATGGTGGTGGTTTTGGTGCTGGAGGTGGTGTAGGTGGTGGAGCAGGTACTGGTGGTGGTgctggaggtggaggtggaggcggttctggtggtggtggaggtggaggtacCGGTGGTGGGTCAGGACATGGTGGGGGCTTTGGTGCTGGAGGTGGTGTAGGTGGTGGAGCAGGTAGCGGTGGTGGTGCTGGAGGTGGAGGCGGCTCTGGTGGTGGTGGAAGTGGAGGTGACGATGGTGGGTCAGGTCATGGTGGAGGTGGTGCCGGTGGTGGTGCTGGAGGTGGGGTTGGTGGAGGTGCTGGTGCTGGAGGAGGCTCAGGTGGGGGTgtaggtggaggtggtggaacTGGTGGAGGTACTGGACAGGGCGGTGGTCACGGGATCGGTGGAGGGATTGGAATAGGAATTGGGATTGGTGTTGGAATTGGAGTTGgaggcggtggtggtggtggtggcggcgcCGGTACTGGTACTGGTACTGGCGttggtggtggtgctggtggAGGTCGGTAA